The sequence below is a genomic window from Lentimicrobium saccharophilum.
CGGCCAGAAAGGTACCCGGTCCCAGGGCGTGCACCCTTCCGGCAGGCATATAGAAAACGTCACCCTTCTTTACCTTCTCCACATTCAATATATCGCGCAGTGTTTTGTTATGGAGGTGGGTGAGGTAGGTTTCCCTGTCCACCTTCCGGCTGAAACCGCTGATCAGTTCTGAATCCGGATCGGCATCAATGATATACCACATTTCCGACTTGCCATAACCGATGTTGCGCTTCGCGGCCAGCTCGTCATCCGGATGAACCTGAATGGAAAGGTAATCCGCGGCATCAATAAACTTGACCAGGATGGGAAATTCATCACCGAACCTCTCATAAACAGCATCCCCGACCAGGTCGCCCATGTAAATCTCTACCAGTTCATTCAGGTCGTTTCCTGCAAGGAACCCATTGACAATCGCGGTCTGATTGCCATCCACGCCCGAGAGTACCCAGGCTTCACCGCAATTGGGCAGGGGGGAAAAATCAATTCCAAGTACTGACCGGATCTTGGTCCCTCCCCAGATCTTATCTTTGAGTACAGGTTTGAATTTTAGCGGATAAAGCTGGTTCTCCATAAGTAACTATGAATTTAACATTGACCCTCAGAACGTCGGATGGAGGGTAAAATTTCCCGGCAACGGGGTAAAATTACAATTAAAATCAATCATTCAAATAGTCACATACTTAATTGGTAACTTTGTAAAATCTTAAAAGCCCCCTTATTGAATTATTTTAAAATGTTTGATTTGTTGCAGCGATTCAGATTTCAGCAATGGCAGAAGAGAGGAAAAAGCATCTTAAAAAGCCTGACTGGTTAAAAATCAGGCTGCCCGGAGGAAAAAATTATACCCGGGTCAAAGAAATTGTTGAAGGCAACCACCTTCACACCATCTGCAGCAGCGGCAACTGCCCGAATATGGGTGAATGCTGGAATGCCGGAACCGCCACATTCATGATACTGGGGGATATCTGCACCCGTTCGTGCCGGTTTTGCGCCACCAAAACCGGCAGGCCATATTTTGCAGATCCCCTCGAACCTCGGCGGGTAGCTGAATCAATCAGGCTGATGAAGCTGAAGCATTGTGTCATTACCTCGGTTGACCGCGACGATCTGCCTGATGGCGGGGCGGCACACTGGGCTGAAACCATCCGGCAGGTCAGGACCATTAACCCGGGAGTCACCATTGAAGTGCTGATCCCAGACTTCTCAGGCAACCTGAAGGATGTTGATAAAGTGATTGCGGAAAAGCCGGATATCATATCGCACAATCTTGAAACGGTGCGCCGGCTTACGCCATTGATCAGAAGCGCCGCCCTTTACGACAGGAGCCTGGAAGTGCTGAAACACATTGCTGATTCTAAAACAGCAGCTAAATCGGGAATCATGGCCGGAATCGGTGAAACCGGGGCCGAAGTTCTTGAAACAATGGATGACCTGCTGTCGGCCGGGGTCAGTATTATGACCATTGGCCAGTATCTTCAGCCTACGCGCGCTCATCTGCCGGTTGAAGAATACATCACTCCGGAAATATTTGAAAAATACCGTATTGCAGGAATAGAAAAGGGATTCAGGCACATTGAAAGCAGACCTTTGGTAAGGTCATCCTATCACGCTGAAAAACATGTGCTTTAAAAGCCGGGTATAGGCACAAACAAAACGCAGCACCCGGATGGATGCTGCGCCCTGAAAAACATTCATCAATAACTACCTCACAATAAGTTTATAGCTAAACTGTCGGGAGTCACTGATTATGCTGGCTACATAAATTCCTGACGGGATATTCAGGTTCAGGAAGTAATGATTGCTGCCCTGCAGCTGACCGCTGTAAACCTGCTGACCCTGAAGGTTGTAAAGCATCAGGCTGAGTTTACCGGTATTTTCTGTCTGCACCCTGATTTCCTTGTTATAGGAGTATATGGCCAGGCCGCTGTTTTCCGGCCGGTCAATCCCGATGGAAATCAGGTCAAGGAGCAGTACATTGTCAAGTCCGCCGGAAGGATTGCGTGTGTCGGTTTCTATCCAAACCCCTGAAGGAACTTCATAGGTATGTAAAATGGTTCCGTCTTCACCGCTGCGGATTTCCACGCGCTGCACTCCGGCATCGTTCACATTCGGTACAATTCCGCCCCATGATCCGTCAGTTCCGGCTACCTCACTGATGTAAAAAGGCGCATAAGAAGTGATGGAAGCAAAGTCCACTTCGCTGGTTTCGATATGGGCTGCATAAAGCGGGCGGCCTGTGCCAGCGGTGTTGTCATAAAGCAATGCAAAATCCTTGGGGGT
It includes:
- a CDS encoding type I phosphomannose isomerase catalytic subunit is translated as MENQLYPLKFKPVLKDKIWGGTKIRSVLGIDFSPLPNCGEAWVLSGVDGNQTAIVNGFLAGNDLNELVEIYMGDLVGDAVYERFGDEFPILVKFIDAADYLSIQVHPDDELAAKRNIGYGKSEMWYIIDADPDSELISGFSRKVDRETYLTHLHNKTLRDILNVEKVKKGDVFYMPAGRVHALGPGTFLAEIQQTSDTTYRIYDWDRVDQEGKSRELHIEEALDAIDFNVYDDYKSKYEQNKNGSANLVTSPFFTTNLISLDKTLGKDYSELDSFVIYVCVAGSVTLVHDGTTEPQIALSQGEAVLIPAGIDRVDIIPSSPSEILEVYIA
- the lipA gene encoding lipoyl synthase produces the protein MAEERKKHLKKPDWLKIRLPGGKNYTRVKEIVEGNHLHTICSSGNCPNMGECWNAGTATFMILGDICTRSCRFCATKTGRPYFADPLEPRRVAESIRLMKLKHCVITSVDRDDLPDGGAAHWAETIRQVRTINPGVTIEVLIPDFSGNLKDVDKVIAEKPDIISHNLETVRRLTPLIRSAALYDRSLEVLKHIADSKTAAKSGIMAGIGETGAEVLETMDDLLSAGVSIMTIGQYLQPTRAHLPVEEYITPEIFEKYRIAGIEKGFRHIESRPLVRSSYHAEKHVL